The Nymphaea colorata isolate Beijing-Zhang1983 chromosome 5, ASM883128v2, whole genome shotgun sequence DNA segment atttgattcaaatccaaattcaattagtTGGGTTCAATAAGAAGATTCACCATTAGTCATCAGAAGTGGATATGGTGTAGGATTTTTTCTTCCAATCCAATCATTCTGTCTGATTTACATAGACATCTGAAtctgataataaaaaataaaaaaactcataCTGGCTTTTCTCGTTTCCCTTCACTTTCAAATCCAATTCTGAGTCAAGTTGAGCAATATCTGAATAGCCACACATTGTAACAGACATAACCAATCGAAATCCCTATCCATTGATATCCCTATCCCCAATTAATTCCATGAAGTGTTGATTTGCAAAATATGTGtactgaaaaaaaatcttttgaataTGATCTTCAAGACACAATTCTTGTAGACTTTGTTTACCTCCATTTAATAAATATTTGAGAATGTCAGCTGAATGAAAATGTAGTATATGGTTTAAATACCTTTCGTTAAACTATAGAATGTTAAGTTCTCCTTACCTAGCAAAAATATTACAATACAACAGAACGTGTGTTCTTCTAGCTGGACGTGTCTATCAATATTTTTTGCAGCaataaaattctcaaaattttttcaaatgcatAGTGAAGGAAAAGTATGGTCATAGTGTAAACTATGGATCAAGGGTCCTATAATCAGTATTATGTGATTTTAATGTATCTTTGATGGAAATGTAGAAGTTTGTTGACTATAAAGTATTTACCTTTAGTAGTCAAGAGTGAATTACAATGAGCATATGGTGTTTTCTTCATCACTCTTGATAAGAAGGAAACTGAGATCACTATGCCACTGACATTTGGAtcagttcatacttcatagtgaATGGTGATCCTTTCTGTTCAGTTTGtgtgttcttttttctttgaccCTCTCTTGTACTTGACCACTTATTGGTTGTTTTACTACAATCTTATTATACTAACCAGAAAGATCTCCCTTGATGAGCTTACACAAGAAGGTAGTATGGTATGATGGATACCATTTCTCTAATGTCACTGTATAAATTCAAGGTGATTCTAGGGTTTTGTTGTAGTTTCTATCAAGCCATATATTAATTTATTGGCTCATCATTGTATCCGGTTGATCAGAGGTCACACCATGTCACTATGTATTTTTCCCTGTTTGGCTGCCACGACATTCATTTGTTCTTCCTATTAATCTCTTCCTCTGCACATCTGCCTTACTCAACATGAGCCCAAACTTTTCCATTTAGAGGAAGGTTCATTACAAAGGTTGCTATGGTGGAAGGAACAAGGATAACATGAAACAAAGATTATGAGTTTCAAGAAAAGGTTGAACATAATGAAATTGGACTTGCTGTTAGTTTATTTCCTTTAAATGAGCTTTTTGTATTCTTGATCACATAATTGTCTAAAATAAAATAGTTGATTCtaatttttgataaattcaGAGTAAAAATAGTTCATGTCCATCCATTAGAGGCATATGCTTATCCACTGTGACACAAGTATGCTTCCGGTTTGTTGAAGTGTGATTTGTGCTCTAAATTCCTAACTTAATATTACAGTAAGAACATTTTACATATAATGTTTGTTCTATAGGAGGCTGAATGGGGACAAATGAGCATGTGCGATGCAGAGAGGCGGCTGCTGGCAAATGCTTTGCTTGATCTCTCGAATGAAAGATTCGTTCTTCTGTCAGAGTCGTGCATTCCAGTGCATAACTTCACCACAGTTTACACACACTTGATGAGATCCAAGCACAGCTTTCTTGGGGCTTTTGATGACGGTGGGCCATATGGTAGGGGGCGTTATAATGAAAATATGGCCCCCGAAGTCAACATTACTCAGTGGCGTAAAGGTTCTCAGTGGTTTGAAGTGAATCGCAAGCTTGCACTGGCCATAGTTGAAGATGTTATGTACTATCCGAAGTTCCAGAATTTCTGTAAACCACACTGCTATGTGGATGAGCATTACTTCCCCACCATGCTTTCTATCAAAGCACCCCAACTGCTTGCAAACCGAAGCATTACCTGGGTTGACTGGCATAGGGGCGGTCCTCATCCTGCTACATTTGGCCGTGGTGATATCTCAGAAGAATTCTTGAAGGGAATCCTTGATGGCCATACCTGTCAATACAACAATCAGTCATCTTCCATATGCTTTCTCTTTGCTCGCAAATTTGCACCTAATGCGCTGGAGCCTCTCTTAGAGCTTCTTGCTCCAACATTTTAGACACCATGGGGCCATCTGCAGTGAACCTGTCATATATTCAAGAAGCCTCTGTTGCAGGGTCAACGGAGCTAATGATATGCTTGTGCCAGCCTGTTGAGATGCTGCCTGAGTTGCATATCCATGCAAGAGCTTGGGATGAGAGTTGTGCATCATATTTGCTATTTATTTGGAGTAGATCTTCTTGAGATGGTCTTGCAATGATGCTGGCTATTGGAGATGTCCTCCTTTATTTGTTTAGGTCATCTATTCTTCGATGATGCATGCATCGGTTTTACTGATTGGTTTCTTTGACATCAGACTCGACTTCTGTAAAAATCTAGAGTCTTCTTCGTCTGtacaaaaacaaagagaaatacAGATCCAATAAGAGTTTTGATACTAACAAAATCCCCAGCATTTGTCCAATCCTGACATTTAATTTGAGGTTTTTTAGTTTGAGCAAAAACTTTATTGCTTTGACATGGATAATTCAATTATCcttgaaaattcattttgggATATTGCAGAATTTCGTCCCATCATTTGACCATACTTGAGACCGAAAGTTCCCTTTAGTCCTATGGTTGTCGGCTAACTGATGTTGCATTTAGAGTGGCCTGTTCAAATAGCCTCCTCACAAATGAACCAAATGAACAAGGTAGGCCAAGTTATGACGTCCTGGGCCAAGATCTGGTTCACTATAACTCCTGGTAATCTTCTCGCTCATGTTCAGGTTCAAGCACGTGCGAGATAGTTTAGGAGACAGGCTATCAACATGttgctttctttctcattctgAATGGCTGCTATATTGGAGACCGGAGTGAATGCATGGCCAATGATTGAAGTGAATGTGTGGGTAAGGATGCCAGCTTTGGGAAATGCCCTTGATTAATTTCCGCAGTGAAAGTTACATTATATATGTGCACTTAATTAGTTCCAATAAATGTCCTCATTTTTGCAAAGGCCGCCTTTCATTTCAGAAAATTCtcttgctttttaatttttgtaaatgTGTATCAAATATTGTTGTTACTAATTTTTCTTTCCGTCTTGTAATGGGGATTCCTTACTGACCCTTTAAATGGTCGGCCTTTAGGGCTTCTACAGTTAGTGACTTGCTGCGACACGCCTTCCTACAAACACACATGTAAGGTAAAGAGCATACATAGAAATTTACTGACCACATGTATAAGAATGAGTACTTATACAGccatgacaaaaaaaagacaCAATAGGTTGTTACTTCCATACATAATTGGCATTCCTAGTCTGTCATATCCTATTGTACTGATGCATCACATATAAAATGCTGTTGTTTTAGGCATCATTATTTAAGCATTTCTTGTCAAGTACAAGTAACTGTAGAATGTTTAGCATTATGTAAACCACTATCATGTTTTAAGCGTCATGTTTGTGTAAAGTGTCTACCACCATCATTTTAGTTCAATAATTTGTAAGATGCTATTATCATTGTAATGACCTACCATGTTCAGCATTCAAGAGCTAACCAGTTAGTAGTGAAGCAAATGCTATCATTATTTGGCTATTTGTTCAAGTATGTGCAACTTTGAAGCTATCACTATAAGACACTATTATTTATTTAGCATCTTGTATGCCTAAagtgtcaagttttgtcattttaGTCCACATCATTTGTTCGACTTATTTACATTGTAACTTACGAACAACCACTATCATTCTCAAAAAAATTGTCTCTGGTACATGTAACTGTAaaattttcaatggaaaacaCATTTAGTGATCACACAATTATTTTAGTTCTCTTTTTTCATAAGACAGTATTACCATTATAAGTCATCTTCACTAAATTGTGTCCTCGAAATATAGCTGTAAACATGGACAACATTAAGGATGGAGATACAAAAAACATGGTGGTTGAAAAGGGTTTAAGAGATGTAATTGTGGTTTAATAAGATGCTGATGCAGTGGAAATGGATGCACTCATACTCGAGTGGAGAAGAACGTACTTGATGCATGTGGAGATGAGAAAGGTGTGACAGTAGATACACATATGCAGAAACAAGATAGCTGTGAGTATGATGCATGTAAGATCATCCCAATGCATATAGAGCAGAGGGAACTATCCAAGCACAAACACGGAGTATGTTTGATGCATGCAATGATCATCTTAGTGCACATGGAGCAGAGGAAAGTATTCTAATAATTGCATGCGTGGACAAATATGATATATAGTGGTGAACTTATAACAGCTGCAACCATTGTAGCAGCTCCACGCAAGGTGCCGTTGCTCAACTATTCCATCAAAGTTCCTCATCCTCCAGGTTGCCATTATATAGGTATAcctaaaacaataaaatttaattcTAGTTAGAATTTAAATGTTTAGAGCATGCATGTATAATCTAATATGGTTTATCTTCTCTCTAATCATCACTAGGACAGAGAAAAATAGAGTGTGCTTCGTTTTGCCATGCATTTAGAAGAACGCTCTAAGTTAATCATGCTTAAGTTATATTTTCCATGATGAGTTTGTTCGAGAAATTAATAGAGTTTTAGTCCTACTTTAATAGAGTCCTAATCATCCTTTCCTAACCCAAGTTTTCATCCTTTAGCCAACAATATTATCCATAAAGCCATACCTAGGTTGGACAACAAGCTTGGGCAGCTCAAGGTTTAAACCTAAGGatcccttcaattttttttaatggcaaCTAGGTTAAACCTTGCCTCTTGGCACCTATTTGGATCAATTAAAAGTTAAGTTAGATCTATTTGAGGTGTCTAACCTAAGTAGATCCTAGTCTTGGCttgaataacaacaacaataagaacAAGGTTGACTAGCACAACAAGACATAGCCATCCAAAGTAGATAACAGGAAATATGCAAGTTGAATGCACAAGTAATTTACCTTGTTGCGGCAAAAGAAGGATGAGATCCTTGAATACTTTCTTTCTCAAAACTTCTGCAAACTCCCCAAGGTGGCCATCCCTCCATAGATGAAGGGTAAAAGGAGTGGTCAGTTCTGCAAATTTTATCCCACCCTCGGCCATAGTACTGGAGATTGCATCTCCCACCAACACCTCATTCAagattatattaaaaatgagCTACTTGTATAGTAAAAAATACTGAAGATTCTAAAGAACCCTTCCCAAACCATGACATGATACAGTTGTCATGGTAAGTACTCAGGCCTTTTACAAATGAAGAGATGGTTGTCATAACTCATGACTGTTAGACTTTATGCAAATATTAAGCAAGAAGGCTGTAGCTCTAAAGATCCAAGTAAAAGAGTTGGAGCCCATCAAGAAGTTGATTTGCAAGCTCAAGGAGACTCCTAAAGCATCAAAACTGACACCAAAGGGAAAAGAGAtggaaagaaaccaaaacagTAGCTAGAATCCTCCAAAATGGTAGAAGAACGAATGGTTAGAGCCAAATGTGCCCATCACCTTTTTAGATGATGACTTACCCAAGCCTTCAAAAATTTCATGATGGTGTTCTTTATATCGAGGTGAGAGCCAGAGGAATGATGATCCACCATGTGCCAATGAATATTTGTACGGACATGACTACTAGAGTgcttgaaattaaaaagaagaacatatCCTAGACAATATGACCACCTAACGGTTTGGCAATCACCATCAAACTATGAAGAAGCACATCTATTTGGATGTGTCAATCAACTATATGCTCCACATTGTGCTGTTCTATATGGTCAATGTGCCCCCCACCTTGGACAACCATGGATCCATGAGGCTAATGTTTATCATCCACTCTACACCAATTCAATAAATGGAGTTGTGGAGGGATTACCACCATTGTTCtgactgagaatccataaaagAGGCTTTAAGCCTATGAGTCCTAAACCAGCATGCATAATCTAAATCCCTAATATTAGGTAGGCAGAGGAGGTTGGGCTCAGTGACAGCCTCAAGGGGATGGGACAAGAAAAGCCCATTGGACAAGTATACATTATTGAATGGAAGGGTCCTCCCTTCTACAAGTTGGGTGGCAGAGCCACTGAAGTTGCACTTAAAGGCCACCCCTTATTGAAAGGTTTGCATAAATATTAAAAGGCTTCACTTGATGATAATGCAAAAATATGATCC contains these protein-coding regions:
- the LOC116254556 gene encoding glycosyltransferase BC10, yielding MADESLRPQRKEWPMNLIKIFMLFVLLGAVLTLLSMRMTRYFGIQTMFYQNVSLPCVEREMPNNLDHWIRPTDRLMHTMTDEELFWRATFVPRIRKYPYRRVPKVAFMFLTRGPLPLYPLWERFFQVPRGLYSIYIHSLPSYRVDFPPTSAFYGRQIPSKEAEWGQMSMCDAERRLLANALLDLSNERFVLLSESCIPVHNFTTVYTHLMRSKHSFLGAFDDGGPYGRGRYNENMAPEVNITQWRKGSQWFEVNRKLALAIVEDVMYYPKFQNFCKPHCYVDEHYFPTMLSIKAPQLLANRSITWVDWHRGGPHPATFGRGDISEEFLKGILDGHTCQYNNQSSSICFLFARKFAPNALEPLLELLAPTF